The proteins below are encoded in one region of Streptomyces roseirectus:
- a CDS encoding protein kinase domain-containing protein produces MPPSSGETGSGVSIGGYALVDRLGSGGMGVVHLARSASGRQVAVKVVHAQYAMDDEFRARFRQEVAAARRVSGAFTAPVVDADPDAEVPWMATLYVPGRTLSEVVAEQGPLAGRELRVLALGLTEALRDIHRAGVVHRDLKPSNVLLAEDGPRVIDFGISRAADNQTLTITGRLMGTPPFMSPEQFTSPREVTAASDVFSLGSLLVYAATGTRPFDGESPYLTVYQVMHEEPTLDGVAEPLRGIVEQCLNKEPELRPRLDELQRLFTTLPDEPAVAPAPPPGDATEPVGVAYDAETQAVGADRRTGRKLKWPGGRGQLDRLKGLAPAVLRLRPGLPVGRLPRRIPRRLAFTVAVGVVSLSAVVWGVSVNDNAPSDTSDVSKAPQLSLPDGWSPWRTNLTQTVPAAAQDRMSSLDTHGCVPDETAVYCTGSGFTVARLDGGTGRVTWRFGPSPQAARPLGVRDGLVYVYENPDVGDTADKSAADGVSGSDAPQWQLTALDTKTGERRWSRSADATEPAALFDGGLLALSPDHGELIGIDARTGKDLWRAGTKSTSGSRCTPLGLRGVPYGLCRDQDDPAKGRWSLLRVGEDGSRELATLPAGVVPLGVLEGQPLFAEPKDAEPQSLGGLDEAYTALLRMDPASGVVVRTPLIEVVRGAATLIGSTVYFIRPDGTATAVTASDGALQWQADTQVENLSKPVWSETAGTLLLANRYGRLLSLDAIDGSAMWTTDKVQDPAGEPENVVPSLVLVGDAIVAVTGDTAFSLNPLTPELGADPELAQGDSGVSS; encoded by the coding sequence ATGCCGCCGAGCAGTGGGGAAACGGGGTCGGGGGTGTCCATCGGCGGGTACGCGCTCGTCGACCGGCTCGGCAGTGGGGGGATGGGGGTCGTGCACCTGGCGCGCTCGGCGTCGGGGCGGCAGGTGGCGGTGAAGGTCGTGCACGCGCAGTACGCGATGGACGACGAGTTCAGGGCGAGGTTCCGGCAGGAGGTCGCGGCGGCGCGGCGGGTGAGCGGGGCGTTCACGGCGCCGGTGGTGGACGCGGATCCGGACGCCGAGGTGCCGTGGATGGCGACGCTGTACGTGCCGGGGCGCACGCTCTCCGAGGTAGTCGCCGAGCAAGGTCCGCTCGCCGGGCGGGAGTTGAGGGTGCTGGCGCTCGGGCTGACCGAGGCGCTGCGGGACATCCACCGGGCCGGGGTGGTACACCGGGACCTGAAGCCGAGCAACGTCCTGCTGGCCGAGGACGGGCCGCGCGTCATCGACTTCGGCATCTCGCGCGCCGCCGACAACCAGACGCTCACCATCACGGGCCGCCTGATGGGCACCCCGCCCTTCATGTCCCCGGAGCAGTTCACCTCGCCGCGCGAGGTCACCGCAGCCTCGGACGTGTTCTCGCTGGGCTCGCTGCTGGTGTACGCGGCGACGGGGACACGCCCCTTCGACGGCGAGAGCCCGTACTTGACGGTGTATCAAGTGATGCACGAGGAACCGACGTTGGACGGCGTCGCCGAGCCGTTGCGCGGGATCGTCGAGCAGTGCCTGAACAAGGAGCCGGAGCTGCGGCCCCGACTCGACGAGCTCCAGCGGCTGTTCACGACGCTGCCGGACGAGCCCGCCGTCGCGCCGGCTCCGCCGCCGGGGGACGCGACCGAGCCCGTGGGGGTCGCGTACGACGCGGAAACGCAAGCGGTCGGGGCGGACCGGCGCACGGGAAGAAAGCTCAAGTGGCCTGGCGGACGCGGGCAGTTGGACCGACTCAAGGGGCTGGCACCGGCCGTACTCCGGCTGAGACCGGGCCTGCCCGTCGGCCGTCTCCCGCGCCGGATCCCGCGTCGCCTCGCGTTCACCGTGGCCGTCGGGGTCGTGAGCCTGTCGGCCGTCGTGTGGGGCGTGAGCGTGAACGACAACGCGCCCTCGGACACGTCCGATGTGTCCAAGGCTCCCCAACTGTCGCTGCCCGATGGCTGGTCGCCCTGGCGGACGAACCTCACGCAGACCGTGCCCGCCGCCGCCCAGGACCGGATGTCCTCGCTCGACACCCACGGCTGCGTCCCCGACGAGACCGCCGTGTACTGCACGGGCAGCGGTTTCACGGTGGCCCGGCTGGACGGCGGGACCGGGCGCGTGACCTGGCGGTTCGGCCCGAGCCCGCAGGCCGCCCGGCCGCTCGGCGTACGGGACGGGCTCGTGTACGTGTACGAGAACCCGGACGTCGGGGACACGGCCGACAAGAGCGCCGCCGACGGAGTCTCCGGGTCCGACGCCCCGCAGTGGCAGTTGACCGCGCTCGACACGAAGACCGGTGAGCGGCGCTGGAGCCGTTCCGCCGACGCGACCGAGCCCGCCGCCCTGTTCGACGGCGGGCTGCTCGCGCTCTCGCCCGACCACGGCGAGCTGATCGGGATCGACGCGAGGACGGGCAAGGACCTGTGGCGGGCCGGCACGAAGTCGACGTCCGGGTCGCGGTGTACCCCGCTGGGGCTACGGGGTGTCCCCTACGGGCTGTGCCGGGACCAGGACGACCCCGCCAAGGGGAGGTGGAGCCTGCTGCGGGTCGGCGAGGACGGTTCGCGTGAGCTGGCCACCCTGCCCGCGGGGGTCGTCCCCCTGGGGGTGCTCGAAGGGCAGCCCCTGTTCGCGGAGCCGAAGGACGCGGAGCCGCAGTCGCTCGGCGGGCTCGACGAGGCGTACACGGCGCTGCTCCGGATGGACCCGGCGAGCGGGGTCGTCGTGCGGACGCCGCTCATCGAGGTCGTGCGCGGGGCGGCCACGCTCATCGGCTCGACCGTGTATTTCATCCGGCCGGACGGAACCGCGACGGCCGTCACCGCGAGCGACGGGGCGTTGCAGTGGCAGGCCGACACGCAGGTAGAGAACCTGTCGAAGCCGGTGTGGTCGGAGACGGCCGGCACGCTCCTGCTCGCCAACCGGTACGGGCGGCTGCTCTCGCTCGACGCCATCGACGGGTCCGCGATGTGGACGACGGACAAGGTGCAGGATCCGGCCGGGGAGCCGGAGAACGTCGTGCCGAGTCTGGTGCTGGTCGGCGACGCGATCGTGGCGGTGACGGGGGACACGGCGTTCTCCCTCAACCCGCTGACCCCTGAGCTGGGGGCCGACCCCGAGCTGGCCCAGGGGGACTCGGGGGTTAGCTCTTAG
- a CDS encoding transglutaminase-like domain-containing protein translates to MSLAHYLAQSPYSSPGDRAHLYADLPADPARLARMVRDLLIHRCEGPLFAYEIPSPRLHDDAETRYVDGILEILAARSTAPLDKPRAPADRFVGVCRDFALLHCSFLRHTGTPARIRSGFADYFGTDGFHCDHVVTEYWDARTERWLLADPQLADPAVTRHWNAGFDPMDVPRTRFLTAGRAWRMIREQAADPRTFGLHPPHEGPLWGERFVAGNVRLDLAALNRTETLLWDVWGADHTEYDQEQTLDDAARAVYDRAAALLAGDEVPFAEVRALFAGDDVLRTPERVLSLAPYNGPGYVTLRS, encoded by the coding sequence ATGTCCCTGGCCCACTACCTCGCCCAGAGCCCTTACAGCAGCCCGGGAGACCGGGCCCACCTCTACGCGGACCTTCCCGCTGACCCCGCCCGCCTGGCCCGTATGGTGCGGGACCTGCTCATCCACCGCTGCGAAGGCCCCCTCTTCGCCTACGAAATCCCCTCGCCCCGCCTCCACGACGACGCCGAAACCCGCTATGTGGACGGCATCCTGGAAATTCTCGCCGCCCGTTCCACCGCCCCCCTCGATAAACCCCGCGCCCCGGCGGACCGCTTCGTCGGCGTCTGCCGCGACTTCGCCCTCCTGCACTGTTCCTTCCTCCGCCACACCGGCACCCCCGCCCGCATCCGCTCCGGCTTCGCCGACTACTTCGGCACGGACGGCTTCCACTGCGACCACGTCGTCACCGAGTACTGGGACGCCCGCACCGAACGCTGGCTCCTCGCGGATCCCCAGCTCGCCGACCCCGCCGTCACCCGCCACTGGAACGCCGGCTTCGACCCGATGGACGTCCCCCGCACCCGCTTCCTCACGGCCGGCAGAGCCTGGCGCATGATCCGCGAACAGGCCGCCGATCCAAGGACGTTCGGCCTCCACCCACCCCACGAGGGCCCCCTCTGGGGCGAACGCTTCGTCGCCGGCAACGTCCGCCTCGACCTCGCCGCCCTCAACCGGACCGAGACCCTGCTGTGGGACGTCTGGGGCGCGGACCACACGGAGTACGACCAGGAGCAGACCCTCGACGACGCCGCGCGGGCGGTGTACGACCGCGCGGCGGCACTCCTCGCGGGCGACGAGGTCCCGTTCGCCGAGGTACGGGCACTCTTCGCGGGGGACGACGTGCTGCGCACGCCGGAGCGGGTGCTGAGCCTGGCGCCCTACAACGGGCCGGGGTACGTCACTCTCAGGAGCTAG
- a CDS encoding Fur family transcriptional regulator: protein MTGTGTPTPAEELRGVGLRVTAARVALLDTVRTGDHLGVDAIAAGVRERVGHVSVQAVYEALHALTAAGLIRRIEPAGSPARFEGRVGDNHHHLICRTCGTVVDVDCAVGHAPCLTAADDHGFTIDEAEVVYWGLCPACSTPRAA from the coding sequence ATGACCGGAACCGGAACCCCCACCCCTGCCGAGGAGCTGCGTGGTGTCGGCCTGCGGGTGACGGCCGCGAGGGTCGCGCTGCTCGATACGGTCCGTACCGGAGATCACCTGGGTGTGGACGCGATCGCCGCAGGCGTGCGCGAGCGCGTGGGACACGTTTCGGTCCAGGCCGTGTACGAGGCGCTGCACGCGCTCACCGCGGCCGGCCTCATCCGACGTATCGAGCCGGCCGGCAGCCCCGCCCGGTTCGAGGGCCGCGTCGGCGACAACCACCACCACCTCATATGCAGGACGTGTGGAACTGTCGTCGACGTGGACTGCGCAGTGGGCCACGCCCCCTGCCTGACCGCCGCCGACGACCACGGCTTCACGATCGACGAGGCCGAGGTCGTCTACTGGGGCCTGTGCCCCGCCTGTTCCACCCCCCGCGCTGCCTGA